A stretch of Xenopus laevis strain J_2021 chromosome 8S, Xenopus_laevis_v10.1, whole genome shotgun sequence DNA encodes these proteins:
- the LOC108700280 gene encoding gap junction delta-2 protein produces the protein MGEWTILERLLEAAVQQHATMIGRILLTVVVIFRILIVAVVGETVYEDEQTMFMCNTLQPGCNQACYDRAFPISHIRYWVFQIILVCTPSLCFITYSVHQSAKQKERRYSFLYPLLEKELPRENKRMKNINGILVQNQDISSKDEPDCLEVKDIPNTPKKAVKSAKVKRQEGISRFYIIQVFFRNALEIGFLAGQYFLYGFSVPLIFECDRYPCVKEVECYISRPTEKTVFLVFMFAVSSICVLLNLAELNHLGWRKIKTAMRGVQARRKSVSDVRKKEPSTLAQVPTLGRTQSSESAYV, from the coding sequence gaTCCTGTTGACTGTAGTAGTTATATTCCGGATTCTTATTGTGGCTGTCGTTGGCGAGACAGTCTATGAAGATGAACAGACAATGTTCATGTGCAATACACTTCAACCTGGTTGCAACCAAGCATGCTATGATCGAGCATTTCCCATTTCTCACATTCGCTACTGGGTTTTTCAGATCATTTTGGTTTGCACACCCAGTCTCTGCTTCATTACCTACTCTGTGCACCAGTCAGCCAAACAGAAAGAACGGAGATATTCCTTTCTCTATCCCTTGCTTGAGAAGGAACTCCCAAGAGAGAACAAGAGAATGAAAAACATTAAtgggattttagtgcaaaaccAGGACATTTCTTCCAAGGATGAGCCGGACTGCCTGGAGGTCAAGGATATTCCAAACACTCCAAAGAAAGCGGTCAAGAGTGCAAAGGTCAAGCGACAGGAGGGAATTTCTCGATTCTACATCATCCAGGTCTTCTTTAGAAATGCTCTAGAGATTGGGTTTTTGGCTGGACAATATTTTCTTTATGGCTTCAGTGTGCCTCTAATCTTTGAGTGTGACCGGTACCCTTGTGTCAAGGAGGTGGAGTGCTACATTTCAAGACCTACTGAAAAGACTGTCTTCCTAGTCTTTATGTTTGCTGTCAGTAGCATCTGTGTCCTCCTAAACTTAGCTGAACTAAACCACCTTGGGTGGAGAAAGATCAAGACGGCTATGAGAGGGGTTCAAGCTCGAAGAAAGTCAGTCTCCGATGTACGCAAGAAGGAGCCATCAACACTGGCCCAGGTTCCTACATTAGGTAGGACACAGTCCAGTGAGTCTGCATATGTTTGA